In the genome of Vicia villosa cultivar HV-30 ecotype Madison, WI linkage group LG7, Vvil1.0, whole genome shotgun sequence, one region contains:
- the LOC131617841 gene encoding uncharacterized protein LOC131617841 produces the protein MVDMSDLKDGALREIVMDESVFGIEFKSLITLDDLEEIFKHDQLGVNNMHSYIRLLYDRVLRGTPLSNRFRFVSSAHCSGMAIDSEPESVRQRLVDRFMSTGNTECLHLWAYNTRPVGAHWLLLAINPIREVVYYLNSVNGEWTNYPAMKDIVDLSIQVFRSQRDAQVSRTKSSNITWIQVQCPQQKNSYDCGYFVLRFMKEILQANQLEIPLTYLDEFRAAGYPRLKLEEIKEDLCHFYIKRFFM, from the exons atggttgatatgtccgatttgaaggatggtgctttacgtgaaatcgttatggatgagagtgtcttcggtattgaattcaagtcacttattacacttgatgacttggaggagatttttaagcatgatcaactaggcgtcaataacatgcactcatacattcg gttgttgtatgacagagtgttgcgcgggactccgttgtctaacagattccgtttcgtgtcttccgcccactgcagcggaatggcaattgattcggaaccggaatcagttagacagcgcttagtagatagattcatgtccaccggcaatacagaatgtctgcatctttgggcgtataatacccgaccagtagg agcacactggttgctgcttgctatcaaccctataagggaagtcgtgtattatctgaattcggtaaatggtgaatggaccaattatccggccatgaaggacatcgttgattt atcaatacaagtgttccgaagtcaacgggacgcacaggtatcccgaactaaatctagcaacattacttggatccaagtgcag tgtccgcaacagaaaaacagttacgattgcggatactttgtattgaggtttatgaaagaaatccttcaggcaaatcaattagagattccgctcacg taccttgacgaattccgtgccgctggatacccgagacttaagttggaagaaataaaagaggatttgtgtcatttttatattaagcgctttttcatgtag
- the LOC131615861 gene encoding glutathione S-transferase F9-like — translation MVVKVYGPHCSSAKRVLVCLIEKEIEFEVVPVNVFNNEHKDPQYLKLQPFGTVPVIQDGDYTLYESRAIMRYYAEKYRSQGVELLGKTIEEKGLIEQWLEVEAHSYHPPAYNLTIHVLFTALTTNKTPDPKVIEESEAKLVKVLDIYEERLSKSKYLAGDFFSLADMSHLPFTYYINNMGKDYLIKDRKHVSAWWDDISSRPSWKKVHELYKV, via the exons GTTCCTCAGCCAAACGGGTTCTAGTTTGTCTGATTGAGAAGGAAATAGAATTTGAGGTTGTCCCTGTTAATGTCTTCAACAATGAACACAAAGATCCTCAGTACCTCAAATTACAG CCTTTTGGAACTGTTCCTGTGATTCAAGATGGAGACTATACCCTTTATG AATCTCGGGCTATAATGAGGTACTATGCAGAAAAATACAGATCTCAAGGAGTTGAGTTACTAGGAAAAACAATAGAAGAAAAAGGTCTTATAGAACAATGGTTAGAAGTTGAAGCACACAGCTATCATCCCCCAGCATACAACTTGACCATTCATGTTTTGTTTACTGCACTAACAACTAACAAGACTCCAGATCCTAAGGTAATTGAAGAGAGTGAAGCAAAGCTTGTGAAGGTGTTGGACATTTATGAAGAGAGGCTTTCAAAGAGCAAGTATTTGGCTGGTGATTTTTTTAGTCTTGCGGATATGAGTCACCTTCCATTtacttattatattaataatatgggGAAAGACTATTTGATTAAAGATAGGAAACATGTTAGTGCTTGGTGGGATGATATAAGTAGTAGACCGTCGTGGAAGAAGGTTCATGAGTTGTATAAAGTATAA